The following is a genomic window from Enterobacteriaceae endosymbiont of Plateumaris consimilis.
GATGAATAATAAGTAAACCCACCATATCCATGTCCTGATTTCTTTTCAGTTCTAGCTAGTGCATATTCTTCATGTGTTAATGGATGTAAAAATACAGGAAAATCTTTTCCAACTAATTTAAAACCTAATTTAATCATTAAATTTATATCAGCTCCTACTACTAACCAATCTCTATCTGAAAATTTTAAATTTAAAATAATATCTCTAACTGCACCACCTACTAAATAAATTTTCAATTATTATACTCCTTAATTAAATATAATTTATATTATAATTTTGGTAAAATATTAATTTTATATAAATATTATTTTTATATTAAATTTATTATAATAAAACTATTTAATATAATTATAAACTAAGATTATTATAATGGGCTATTAAAATGAAATTAATATTACCTGATTTAAATCATAAAACAATTTTGGTAGTAGGTGATATAATGTTAGATCGTTATTTTCATGGATCAATAAATAAAATATCATCAGAAGCTTCAGTACCAGTAATAAAAGTTCAAAATATAAATTATATACCTGGAGGGGCAGCAAATGTTGCTATGAATATATCTTCTATTGGTGCTAATGTTAAATTATTTGGCTTATTAGGTATAGATAATGCAGCAAATATTATTAAAAAGGAGTTAAAAAAAAATTATGTGGATTATAATTTTATTCAAAATATTAAATTTAAAACTATAATTAAAACAAGAGTATTATCTTCAAATAAACAATTAATACGATTAGATTATGAACAAAAATATAAAAATATAGATTGTAATAATCTATTATTAAAAAATATAAAAAAAATTATATCTAATATTAATATTATTGTTTTTTCTGATTATAATAAAGGAACATTATGCAATATACAATCTATGATTAAATTAGCTAATTTATCAAAAATACCTGTTATTATTGATCCTAAAGGGAACAATTATGAAAAATATTCTGGTGCAACATTATTAACTCCTAATTTAACTGAATTTGAATTAGTAGTAGGTAAATGTAATTCAGAAAAAGAATTAGTTGATAAAGGTTTAAATTTGATTTTACGTTATAATATAAATTCATTGTTAGTTACTAGATCAGAACATGGAATGAGTTTAATACAAAAAAATAAAAAACCTATTCATTTTAAATCACAAGCACATCAAGTTTTAGATGTAACTGGTGCAGGTGATACTGTTATTGGTGTTTTATCTGCATTTTTAGCTCAAGATAAAATATCACTTGAAGATTCATGTTTTTTATCTAATATTGCAGCAAGTATAGCAGTTAATAAATTTGGTACTGCTACTGTTAGTTTTGATGAATTAAAAAATTCAATAAAAAATTTTGATAAATATCAATAAATTAAATAATTAATATTTAATTAATTTTATATTTTAATTTATTATTTATAATAAATATATTAATTCTATTTAAAGTTATTAAATATATATTATGAATAGTCATCGTTTACTTTTTTATCAATTTGGTGATTCAATTACTAGAATAAATAATGCAATTTCATCTCTTAATAATGGAAAAGGTGTATTAATATTAGATAATGAAAATCGTGAGAATGAAAGTGATATTGTTTTTTCTGCAGAAAAAATTACTGTAAAACAAATAGCGTTAACTATTAGATATGGAAGTGGTATTATTTGTTTATGTATTACTGAACATTTACGTAAAAAATTAAATTTGCCTATGATGGTAAAAAATAATACTAGTTTTTATAAAACAGGTTTTACAGTTACAATTGAAGCAGCAAAAGGTATTACTACAGGAGTATCTGCACAAGATCGATTTACAACTATTAAAACAGCTATAAACATTAATGTAAAACCTAAAGATTTAAATAGTCCTGGACATGTTTTTCCGTTAAGAGCTGTTAAAGAAGGAGTTTTAAAAAGAAAAGGACATACAGAAGCTACTATAGATTTATTAAAAATAGCAAAAATGAATCCTACAGGAATATTGTGTGAATTAACAAATGACAATGGATCAATGGCTCGAACGAAAGATACTATTTTA
Proteins encoded in this region:
- the rfaE1 gene encoding D-glycero-beta-D-manno-heptose-7-phosphate kinase, which codes for MKLILPDLNHKTILVVGDIMLDRYFHGSINKISSEASVPVIKVQNINYIPGGAANVAMNISSIGANVKLFGLLGIDNAANIIKKELKKNYVDYNFIQNIKFKTIIKTRVLSSNKQLIRLDYEQKYKNIDCNNLLLKNIKKIISNINIIVFSDYNKGTLCNIQSMIKLANLSKIPVIIDPKGNNYEKYSGATLLTPNLTEFELVVGKCNSEKELVDKGLNLILRYNINSLLVTRSEHGMSLIQKNKKPIHFKSQAHQVLDVTGAGDTVIGVLSAFLAQDKISLEDSCFLSNIAASIAVNKFGTATVSFDELKNSIKNFDKYQ
- the ribB gene encoding 3,4-dihydroxy-2-butanone-4-phosphate synthase, producing MNSHRLLFYQFGDSITRINNAISSLNNGKGVLILDNENRENESDIVFSAEKITVKQIALTIRYGSGIICLCITEHLRKKLNLPMMVKNNTSFYKTGFTVTIEAAKGITTGVSAQDRFTTIKTAININVKPKDLNSPGHVFPLRAVKEGVLKRKGHTEATIDLLKIAKMNPTGILCELTNDNGSMARTKDTILFAKKNHMPVLTVEDIINFRIKYNLFF